One stretch of Chlamydia abortus DNA includes these proteins:
- the rpmF gene encoding 50S ribosomal protein L32 encodes MAVPRNRHSNARKNIRRSHHAKQARHAAVCNNCKQAFIPHTVCTSCGFYNGKAVMTVEKK; translated from the coding sequence ATGGCAGTACCACGCAATCGACATAGCAATGCGCGAAAAAATATCCGAAGAAGTCATCATGCAAAACAAGCACGTCATGCGGCTGTCTGTAACAACTGCAAGCAAGCTTTTATTCCTCATACAGTCTGTACTTCTTGTGGTTTTTATAACGGGAAAGCCGTTATGACTGTAGAAAAGAAATAA
- the plsX gene encoding phosphate acyltransferase PlsX, which produces MNVQIGIDLMGGDHSPLVIWEVLIDVLNSRASNSHISFTAFASHEVKEQILSHSTYKGYPEVIASESFITMEDSPLSAIRKKSSSMALGLDYLKEDKIDALISTGNTAALITLSRTKIPMFPTVRRPALLVRVPTMRGCAVILDVGANVSVNPEEMLGFARMGLAYKQCLGDTEHPTVGLLNIGSEERKGTEAHRLTFRLLRETFQHAFLGNIESGDVFSGSVDVVVSDGFTGNIFLKTAEGVFDFLSHILGDKLESDVKRQLDYTIYPGSMVCGLSKLVIKCHGKACGRSLFNGISGSIDLVRARVCERILSSLS; this is translated from the coding sequence ATGAACGTGCAAATTGGCATAGATCTGATGGGAGGAGACCACTCTCCTCTCGTTATTTGGGAAGTGCTAATCGATGTACTCAACTCTAGAGCTTCGAACTCGCACATTTCTTTTACTGCTTTTGCTTCTCATGAAGTGAAAGAGCAGATACTCAGTCATAGTACTTATAAGGGATACCCAGAGGTAATAGCTTCAGAAAGCTTTATCACTATGGAAGATTCTCCCTTGTCGGCTATTCGCAAAAAGTCTTCATCCATGGCTCTGGGTTTAGACTATCTCAAAGAGGATAAGATAGACGCATTGATTTCCACAGGAAACACTGCGGCATTGATTACCTTATCACGAACAAAAATTCCTATGTTCCCTACAGTTCGTCGTCCTGCTTTACTTGTTCGTGTTCCTACTATGCGCGGATGTGCGGTTATATTAGACGTTGGTGCTAATGTCTCTGTGAATCCTGAAGAGATGTTAGGTTTCGCTCGTATGGGGTTGGCTTACAAGCAATGTCTTGGGGATACAGAGCATCCGACCGTAGGTTTATTAAATATTGGTTCAGAAGAACGTAAGGGGACGGAAGCACACAGATTGACATTTCGCTTGTTGAGAGAAACCTTTCAGCATGCCTTTCTAGGGAACATTGAAAGTGGTGATGTCTTCAGTGGTAGTGTCGATGTTGTTGTTTCAGATGGGTTTACAGGAAACATCTTTCTGAAGACAGCAGAAGGCGTTTTTGATTTTCTCAGTCATATTCTAGGGGATAAATTAGAGTCTGATGTGAAACGTCAATTGGACTATACGATTTATCCCGGTTCGATGGTATGTGGGCTATCGAAACTTGTCATAAAATGCCACGGGAAGGCTTGTGGCCGGTCTTTGTTTAACGGAATTTCTGGATCTATAGATTTAGTTCGAGCACGTGTCTGTGAGCGGATTTTATCTAGTCTCTCTTAG
- the pmp18D gene encoding polymorphic outer membrane protein Pmp18D, with protein MIEKKVSRFQKSTFSHSVVLAILVSTGMITNNDKLYGYVPASEVILDTLSMPKAELEVPSAGIFKKEKPIHAQGPKKGETDQETSLLDNTSTCVYKVLVAEDEQRQHLENTSTIFQTCNVLSWENLDTRSTNAEAEKGKTSPQYAVEDLQQGLAFCYKNAPEHLLDANTPGFLGIALKGTRMKSGLSFTNLKSTAAGAAVYSEEDVLFESFKEKLVFDGCESQAGGGAVSGRSIAIHGCHALTIANSKTDVELKPTSGESSDFSLGGGAFNANQVHPVHKSRFASGDVVFLDNQGSVLLSGNHADKANGGAVACGNFICSVNHSDIHYLDNYALSGGAVSSSKSMDFCGNLGSIEFLNNQALASSEGSLFLGGGALAAGERISFLNNHGILCSKNTAKCRGGALLSREVRIVENVGSSLFKENTAEVTGGAISSQHQVEIDQNFGNVTFEGNTSKFGGGAIYCLLPAQPDTDAQEPRIGSGDIKIVDNVGEVHFTSNANLLDSQETHSYLGGGALYGSNVLISGNIGVITFSKNQAGQCESSSTHIGGGAIFAHEVVTLSGNSGEVTFSYNKGQILPLPLSPTPAEESSTSNAPIESSTPVNLGVRGGGAIFAKSISVEDNSAFVSFSENSMEIRDNQAQKENPLGGGALFGLDSVGLKNNVDLAFSNNRVSGGNSSGGAILSKEVAIAHNGKVQFTRNCAKFLGGAVCALGDTLRIENNESTVSFVGNRTIAAGGALASAAGAVSISQNLGKVEFKDNFVFGDPYIENLEKGQINSEGHHSGGGAIFAKTSVVIRGNDNKVLFSGNSAGCFGGAILTGSLTSTESQERFAAKVESDNTKVVITENTGDVIFSGNSTTASKHPEHNLFGGGAIHTQDLIIKNNEGSVAFYNNYAPTGGAVRISEKGSVVLQALGGDIVFQGNRNSEDVSNGMYFSGKESKLVEVSAAGETSVIFSDAIVFEDLTLRKGTKDHEDALNDPTLIFNSKAKDDAEITHSGNVRFSHATSKIPQVALLESGTLMLSNKAQLWLCGLKQEKGSEILLSAGTVLRIFDPNAKPTEKIESPTSNVYYSAHESVKQPENKTLADINSIGIDLASFVSSDDETPVPPQIIVPKGMTIGSGSLDLNLLDSVGAGYENHALLGKETDITLLSFKSASSVLDTPDLDHALEELRVKVSVPTITEDTYGHMGRWSDPQVVDGKLMINWKPTSYKLNPEKSGAIVLNSLWGHCGDLRSLKQQQLAHNITAQRMELDFSTNIWGSGMGTFTNCATIGKVDGFTHRAGGYALGLDTQLIEDFLIGGSFAQFFGYTDSQSYSSRSDQSGYLGSGYLGIFTGSWLFKGMLIYSNMHNDLNTQYPQPNLGGSKGSWDSRGILADAHVDYRYIVNSRRLISSIVSAVVPFVEAEYVYVNFPKFTEIGSEARTFDEGHLQNVAIPFGVTLEHNYSRGQRSEVNSVSFSYAIDVYRQEPNVLIHLPEASYSWNGVGSNLARKSMKAQFSNDTEWNSYFSTFLGFTYEWREHTIAYDLNCGMRLIF; from the coding sequence ATGATCGAAAAAAAGGTATCCAGGTTTCAAAAGTCTACATTTTCTCACTCCGTAGTTTTAGCAATATTAGTTTCCACTGGGATGATCACCAATAATGATAAATTATATGGTTATGTACCAGCTTCAGAGGTGATTCTCGATACGCTTTCTATGCCTAAAGCAGAATTAGAAGTGCCTTCTGCAGGTATTTTTAAGAAAGAAAAACCTATCCATGCGCAAGGACCTAAAAAAGGAGAAACGGATCAAGAGACTTCTCTTTTAGATAATACATCTACATGTGTGTACAAAGTTCTAGTTGCAGAGGATGAACAGAGACAACATTTAGAAAATACGAGCACTATATTTCAAACATGCAATGTTTTATCTTGGGAAAATCTAGATACTAGGTCTACAAATGCTGAAGCGGAGAAAGGAAAAACCTCTCCACAATACGCTGTAGAGGATCTCCAGCAGGGATTAGCATTCTGCTATAAAAACGCACCAGAGCATCTTTTAGACGCAAATACTCCTGGATTTTTAGGTATAGCCCTAAAGGGAACAAGAATGAAATCGGGCCTATCTTTCACTAACTTAAAATCTACAGCTGCAGGAGCAGCTGTGTATTCTGAAGAAGATGTCCTGTTCGAAAGCTTTAAGGAAAAACTCGTTTTTGATGGTTGTGAGTCTCAAGCAGGTGGTGGAGCTGTTTCTGGACGTAGTATCGCTATACATGGTTGTCATGCTCTTACAATAGCGAATTCTAAGACAGATGTAGAGCTTAAACCTACTTCTGGAGAGAGTTCGGATTTTTCCTTAGGGGGCGGTGCTTTTAACGCTAATCAAGTACATCCAGTGCATAAGTCTCGATTTGCTAGTGGAGACGTTGTATTTTTAGATAATCAGGGGTCTGTTCTCTTAAGTGGGAACCATGCTGACAAGGCTAACGGTGGCGCTGTAGCTTGTGGCAATTTTATTTGTTCTGTAAACCATAGTGATATCCATTACCTAGATAATTATGCTTTATCTGGAGGCGCTGTATCTTCTTCAAAATCTATGGATTTTTGCGGAAATTTGGGATCCATAGAGTTTCTAAATAATCAGGCCTTAGCTTCTTCTGAAGGTTCTCTGTTCTTGGGAGGAGGAGCTTTAGCTGCTGGAGAGAGAATTAGTTTTCTAAATAATCATGGAATACTGTGTTCTAAAAACACTGCGAAGTGCCGTGGAGGAGCTCTTTTATCTAGAGAGGTAAGAATCGTAGAGAACGTTGGCAGTTCTTTGTTTAAGGAAAATACAGCCGAAGTCACTGGTGGTGCGATTAGTTCTCAGCATCAAGTGGAAATTGATCAAAATTTTGGAAACGTTACCTTTGAAGGTAATACCTCTAAGTTCGGTGGTGGGGCTATTTATTGTTTACTTCCTGCGCAACCTGATACAGATGCTCAAGAGCCACGCATTGGATCTGGTGATATTAAAATCGTCGATAATGTTGGAGAGGTTCACTTTACATCTAATGCGAACCTTTTAGATTCTCAAGAGACTCATAGCTATCTCGGTGGTGGGGCCCTTTATGGATCCAATGTGTTAATTTCTGGAAACATCGGAGTGATTACTTTTTCTAAGAATCAAGCGGGTCAATGTGAATCTTCTAGTACACACATTGGTGGCGGAGCGATTTTTGCTCATGAGGTGGTTACACTGTCCGGGAACTCAGGAGAAGTCACCTTCTCTTACAATAAAGGGCAAATTCTTCCTTTGCCTTTATCTCCAACACCTGCCGAAGAATCCAGTACCTCGAATGCTCCTATAGAATCTTCTACACCAGTAAATTTAGGGGTTCGTGGTGGTGGAGCGATTTTTGCTAAGAGTATAAGTGTAGAAGATAACTCTGCATTCGTGTCGTTCTCTGAAAACTCTATGGAAATTAGAGATAACCAGGCGCAAAAAGAAAATCCTTTAGGAGGAGGAGCTTTGTTTGGGCTTGATTCTGTTGGTTTGAAAAATAACGTAGATCTTGCCTTTAGCAATAACCGAGTTTCTGGGGGAAATAGTAGTGGAGGAGCGATTCTATCTAAGGAGGTTGCCATTGCCCACAACGGGAAAGTTCAGTTCACTCGTAACTGTGCGAAATTTCTTGGTGGTGCTGTTTGCGCTTTAGGGGATACATTACGTATTGAGAATAATGAATCTACTGTATCTTTTGTTGGAAATAGAACAATTGCTGCTGGTGGAGCACTAGCAAGTGCCGCAGGCGCTGTATCTATTTCTCAAAACCTAGGGAAAGTGGAGTTTAAGGATAACTTTGTTTTTGGGGATCCTTATATTGAAAATCTTGAGAAAGGACAGATCAATTCAGAAGGGCATCATAGCGGAGGAGGAGCGATTTTTGCTAAGACATCAGTAGTTATCCGAGGCAATGACAATAAAGTGCTTTTCTCAGGAAACTCTGCAGGATGTTTTGGTGGGGCCATTTTAACAGGTTCATTAACCTCAACCGAATCTCAAGAGCGTTTTGCCGCTAAAGTAGAGAGCGATAATACAAAAGTCGTGATTACCGAGAATACCGGAGATGTGATTTTTTCAGGAAATAGTACTACGGCTTCTAAACACCCTGAGCATAATTTATTCGGTGGTGGCGCCATTCACACTCAAGACCTGATCATTAAGAACAATGAAGGTTCCGTAGCTTTTTATAATAACTATGCTCCTACAGGGGGAGCTGTTCGTATTAGTGAAAAAGGCAGCGTGGTTTTACAGGCTTTAGGAGGGGATATAGTTTTCCAAGGCAATAGGAATTCTGAAGATGTCTCCAATGGGATGTACTTTTCAGGAAAAGAGTCGAAATTAGTGGAGGTTTCCGCTGCTGGAGAGACTTCTGTGATTTTTTCCGACGCTATTGTTTTTGAAGATTTGACCTTAAGAAAGGGCACAAAAGATCATGAGGATGCGTTAAATGATCCTACGTTGATATTTAATTCTAAAGCTAAAGATGATGCAGAAATTACCCATTCTGGAAATGTGCGTTTTTCTCATGCCACATCTAAAATCCCTCAGGTCGCTTTGTTAGAATCAGGAACTCTGATGTTATCTAATAAAGCTCAGTTATGGCTATGCGGCTTAAAACAAGAAAAAGGTAGTGAGATCTTACTTTCTGCAGGAACAGTTTTGCGTATTTTTGATCCGAATGCAAAGCCTACTGAGAAGATAGAAAGCCCTACATCTAACGTGTATTATAGTGCTCACGAGTCTGTTAAACAGCCGGAAAACAAGACTTTGGCAGATATCAATTCTATTGGAATTGACCTAGCTTCATTTGTTTCCAGTGATGACGAGACGCCTGTACCTCCTCAGATTATTGTGCCTAAGGGCATGACAATTGGTTCAGGGTCTCTAGATTTAAATCTTTTAGATTCAGTAGGTGCCGGTTATGAAAACCATGCTTTACTAGGTAAGGAAACGGATATTACTTTACTTTCGTTTAAGAGTGCTTCCTCGGTATTAGATACTCCTGATCTGGATCACGCTTTAGAAGAATTACGTGTGAAAGTTTCTGTTCCAACAATAACAGAAGACACTTATGGACATATGGGCAGGTGGTCTGATCCACAAGTAGTCGATGGAAAATTGATGATCAATTGGAAGCCCACGAGTTATAAGTTAAATCCTGAGAAGAGTGGGGCTATCGTATTAAATTCCTTATGGGGGCATTGTGGAGACTTACGATCTTTAAAACAACAACAGTTGGCTCACAATATTACCGCACAAAGAATGGAGTTAGATTTCTCAACTAATATCTGGGGATCTGGGATGGGAACTTTCACTAATTGTGCAACAATTGGTAAGGTGGATGGCTTTACTCACCGTGCCGGTGGCTATGCTTTAGGATTGGATACTCAATTAATAGAGGACTTCTTAATTGGAGGAAGCTTTGCGCAATTCTTCGGTTACACCGATAGTCAATCTTATTCATCACGTAGTGATCAAAGTGGTTATTTAGGTTCAGGATACTTGGGTATCTTCACTGGGTCGTGGTTATTTAAGGGTATGTTGATTTATAGCAACATGCATAACGACTTAAATACGCAATATCCTCAGCCGAATTTAGGTGGATCCAAAGGATCTTGGGATAGTCGTGGTATCTTGGCAGATGCTCACGTAGATTATCGTTATATTGTAAACTCACGTAGGTTGATTTCTTCTATTGTTTCTGCGGTTGTACCCTTCGTGGAAGCGGAATACGTCTATGTGAATTTTCCTAAATTTACAGAGATAGGTAGTGAGGCAAGAACATTTGACGAGGGACATTTGCAGAATGTAGCCATCCCCTTCGGTGTAACCTTAGAACATAACTATTCTCGAGGGCAGCGTTCAGAGGTGAATAGCGTGAGTTTTTCTTATGCTATTGATGTTTATCGTCAGGAACCTAATGTTCTTATTCATTTGCCAGAAGCTTCTTATTCATGGAATGGCGTTGGTTCCAATCTTGCTAGAAAATCTATGAAAGCTCAGTTTAGTAATGATACAGAGTGGAATTCATATTTCAGTACTTTCTTAGGATTTACCTATGAATGGAGAGAGCATACTATAGCCTATGATTTGAATTGTGGTATGCGTTTGATCTTCTAA
- a CDS encoding Rne/Rng family ribonuclease, translated as MENDILLNIESKEIRYAHLKNGQLFDLIIERKKIRQLKGNIYRGRVTNILRNIQSAFINIDERENGFIHISDVLENSKKFEQMFDMDFDVLHQENNEKPEAPIEELLKLDSPVLVQVVKEPIGTKGARLTSNISIPGRYLVLLPNSPHRGVSRKIEDPHMRDQLKQLIRSFEMPQDMGLICRTASVLASTDALINEAHDLLATWKGILEKFHSTDQPCLLYEETDILKKAVITCIDKNYKRLLIDDYSTYQKCKRMLKKYSPNSSVKIEYYRDSIPMFERFNIEKEIDKATKRKIWLSSGGYLFFDKTEAMHTIDVNSGRSTQLESGVEETLVQINLEAAEEIARQLRLRNVGGLVIIDFIDMKSRKNQRRVLERLKEHMKYDAARCTILSMSEFGLVEMTRQRNRESLMQTLFTTCPYCSGNAIIKTPESVVIEIERDLKKVINHKEHTHLCLVVHPEIASFMKQEQDDDELIRLAKHLKAKLQINTSDSLHLNHYQFFSLVTGESIEL; from the coding sequence ATGGAAAACGACATCTTATTAAATATAGAGTCCAAAGAAATTCGCTACGCTCATTTAAAAAACGGCCAGCTTTTTGACCTCATCATTGAAAGAAAAAAAATTCGCCAGCTCAAGGGCAACATCTATCGGGGTCGCGTAACTAATATCTTAAGAAACATTCAATCCGCATTCATCAATATTGATGAAAGAGAAAACGGCTTCATTCACATTTCCGACGTATTGGAGAACTCTAAGAAGTTTGAACAAATGTTTGATATGGATTTCGATGTTCTCCACCAAGAAAACAATGAAAAGCCAGAAGCTCCTATAGAAGAGTTATTGAAATTAGACAGTCCTGTACTCGTTCAAGTAGTGAAAGAACCTATAGGCACTAAAGGGGCACGTCTCACCTCTAACATTTCTATTCCTGGACGTTATTTAGTTTTACTTCCTAACTCCCCTCATCGTGGTGTATCTAGAAAAATAGAAGATCCGCATATGAGGGATCAATTGAAACAGCTCATCCGCTCCTTTGAAATGCCTCAGGATATGGGTTTAATTTGTCGAACGGCGAGTGTCCTCGCTTCTACAGATGCGTTAATCAATGAGGCTCACGACTTACTTGCAACATGGAAGGGTATCCTGGAGAAATTCCATTCTACCGATCAGCCCTGTCTACTTTATGAAGAGACTGATATCTTAAAAAAGGCTGTTATCACCTGTATAGATAAGAATTATAAACGCTTATTGATAGATGATTACTCTACCTATCAAAAATGTAAGCGTATGCTCAAAAAATATTCCCCTAATTCTTCTGTAAAGATTGAATACTATCGTGATTCTATCCCTATGTTCGAACGTTTTAACATTGAAAAAGAGATAGATAAAGCAACGAAAAGGAAAATCTGGCTTTCAAGCGGTGGTTATCTATTTTTCGATAAAACAGAAGCGATGCATACAATTGACGTTAACTCAGGTAGAAGCACGCAATTAGAAAGTGGTGTTGAAGAAACTCTGGTACAAATCAATCTAGAGGCTGCTGAGGAAATTGCTAGACAACTCCGCTTACGTAATGTTGGGGGCTTAGTCATTATTGATTTCATAGATATGAAGTCACGGAAAAACCAACGTCGTGTTTTAGAACGCTTAAAAGAACATATGAAATACGATGCTGCTCGCTGTACGATTTTAAGTATGAGTGAATTTGGTCTTGTTGAGATGACCCGTCAGAGAAATCGCGAATCTTTAATGCAGACACTGTTCACTACGTGTCCTTACTGTAGTGGGAATGCGATTATCAAAACCCCGGAAAGCGTGGTGATTGAAATTGAACGCGATCTCAAAAAAGTCATCAATCATAAGGAGCACACCCACCTGTGTTTAGTTGTGCATCCTGAAATTGCCAGTTTTATGAAACAAGAACAAGATGATGATGAACTCATCCGATTGGCTAAACATTTAAAAGCGAAATTACAAATCAATACCTCAGACTCGCTTCACCTCAATCACTACCAATTCTTTTCATTAGTTACAGGAGAGAGTATTGAATTATAG
- a CDS encoding 1-acyl-sn-glycerol-3-phosphate acyltransferase, producing the protein MHFSTYLLEAFGNQSLPESLYQKFQIYHQNYIDAATRKCSLEKAEELCLQWLKIVIEDLKEPFVFPPYHKKIRSPVDLFDFGKQFFSVLVDDEQSKIHNLHHLDHIQEFIECKDNVILLANHQTECDPQLMYYALGKTHPELLENMIFVAGDRVTSDPLARPFSMGCDLLCIYSKRHINNPPEQKEEKLHHNQKSMKTLKTLLHEGGKFIYVAPAGGRDRKTKDNLLYPAEFQPESIEMFRLLTKASGRPSHFYPFALKTYDILPPPPTVEDTIGEYRAIFFAPIRFSFGEEILLDQLCSEDELSQSDKHSQRALRSKKAFSILTQLYEEL; encoded by the coding sequence ATGCATTTTTCTACCTATTTACTAGAAGCCTTTGGCAACCAATCCTTACCTGAGTCCTTGTATCAGAAGTTTCAGATTTATCATCAAAACTATATCGATGCAGCGACGAGGAAATGTTCTTTAGAAAAGGCAGAAGAATTGTGTTTACAATGGTTAAAAATTGTCATCGAAGATCTCAAAGAGCCATTTGTTTTCCCTCCGTACCATAAGAAAATCCGTTCACCGGTAGACCTATTTGATTTCGGCAAACAATTTTTTTCAGTACTTGTAGATGATGAGCAATCTAAAATTCATAACCTTCATCATTTGGATCACATTCAAGAATTCATCGAGTGTAAAGATAACGTAATTTTGCTTGCCAATCATCAAACAGAATGCGATCCCCAACTGATGTATTATGCCTTAGGGAAGACCCACCCTGAACTTCTAGAAAACATGATTTTTGTTGCAGGAGATCGTGTAACTTCCGATCCTTTAGCACGTCCTTTTAGTATGGGCTGTGATTTATTATGCATTTACTCCAAACGCCATATCAACAACCCTCCGGAGCAAAAAGAAGAGAAGCTTCATCATAACCAGAAAAGCATGAAAACATTGAAAACTCTACTCCATGAAGGAGGCAAATTTATTTATGTAGCCCCTGCAGGAGGTAGAGATAGGAAAACGAAAGACAATCTTCTTTATCCTGCAGAATTTCAACCTGAAAGTATAGAAATGTTTCGATTACTCACCAAGGCATCAGGGAGACCTTCTCATTTCTATCCATTTGCATTAAAAACTTATGACATTCTTCCACCTCCACCAACAGTAGAAGATACTATTGGAGAATACAGAGCCATTTTCTTTGCTCCGATTCGTTTTAGCTTTGGTGAAGAGATTTTATTAGACCAATTATGCTCTGAAGACGAGCTTAGCCAAAGTGATAAGCATAGCCAACGAGCCTTGAGATCAAAAAAAGCATTTTCTATTCTAACACAGTTGTACGAGGAATTATAA